A genomic window from Sulfurospirillum multivorans DSM 12446 includes:
- the hemE gene encoding uroporphyrinogen decarboxylase has product MIFVDACFGKKTPYTPVWMMRQAGRYLPEYMKVRAQAGDFLRLCKDPEKACEVTLQPVDILGVDAAILFSDILVVPLEMGMELQFLKGEGPVFSHPITNQADLDKLSVEKAIDGLAYVYETIKLIRGKLAADKALIGFCGAPWTLATYMIEGQGTKTYALVKKMIYSNPQFMHALLKKVTEVLKGYMERQIQSGANVVMIFDSWAAALEESAYFEFSWSYMKEISAYLKSKYPHVPVILFPKGISGYLDRIDGEFDVFGVDWSTPIELAKAKLGGKYVLQGNMEPTRLYSKEAIDEGIEHIVTVMKNERHIFNLGHGILPDIPVEHAKYFIKQVQTRTKI; this is encoded by the coding sequence ATGATTTTTGTTGATGCGTGTTTTGGTAAAAAAACGCCCTATACGCCTGTATGGATGATGCGTCAAGCGGGGCGTTATTTACCTGAGTATATGAAAGTACGTGCACAAGCAGGAGACTTTTTGCGTTTATGCAAAGACCCTGAAAAAGCCTGTGAAGTGACCCTTCAACCTGTGGATATTTTAGGCGTTGATGCGGCTATTTTATTTAGCGATATTTTAGTGGTTCCCTTAGAAATGGGTATGGAGCTTCAGTTTTTAAAAGGCGAAGGTCCTGTTTTTTCACACCCGATTACTAATCAAGCGGATTTAGACAAACTCAGTGTTGAAAAAGCGATCGATGGCTTAGCATACGTTTATGAGACGATTAAACTGATTCGCGGAAAATTGGCTGCCGATAAAGCCCTCATTGGTTTTTGTGGCGCTCCTTGGACACTTGCGACGTATATGATCGAAGGGCAAGGCACTAAGACGTACGCTCTTGTGAAGAAAATGATCTATTCTAATCCTCAATTTATGCATGCCCTTTTGAAAAAAGTCACTGAAGTGCTTAAAGGCTATATGGAGCGTCAGATTCAAAGTGGTGCGAATGTCGTGATGATCTTTGACTCATGGGCAGCAGCGCTCGAAGAGAGTGCGTATTTTGAATTTAGCTGGTCCTATATGAAAGAGATAAGTGCGTATTTGAAATCAAAATACCCGCATGTTCCTGTGATTTTATTCCCAAAAGGTATTAGTGGCTATTTGGATAGAATCGATGGTGAATTTGATGTTTTTGGCGTGGATTGGTCAACACCGATTGAGCTTGCTAAAGCAAAATTGGGAGGCAAATATGTCCTTCAAGGCAATATGGAACCCACACGTCTTTACAGCAAAGAAGCGATTGATGAGGGCATTGAGCATATTGTCACGGTTATGAAAAACGAGAGACATATCTTTAACTTAGGGCATGGCATCTTGCCTGATATTCCTGTCGAGCATGCAAAATACTTCATTAAACAAGTCCAAACTCGCACCAAAATCTAA
- a CDS encoding radical SAM protein, giving the protein MESPSTLFTCKGFPISQIIFGPITSRRFGQSLGIDLSPSSKQCNFDCLYCELKGAKTVDKVSDAPLVKEVLNALSEALLKHQNLDVITLTANGEPTLYPDLDALVDGIVKIKKETKLLILSNGSTIMDLSIQNILSKLDIVKLSLDCVSPQCFKKLDRAHKGIEISQIIEGMKSFRTRYLGELVIEILVVEGLNDTEEEFQALSAVLHDIKPDRIDVSTIDRPPAYAVKGVSIERLVALSSLLESLHVNIAYKKNYIPQKRHFSREEILELLKRRPQSFEDIALCFDDQSLENLHRLVEEKHLHVKNIAGVSFYKVL; this is encoded by the coding sequence TTGGAAAGTCCAAGCACACTCTTTACATGTAAAGGATTTCCCATCAGTCAAATTATCTTTGGACCCATTACGTCTAGACGTTTTGGGCAATCCCTTGGCATAGACCTTAGTCCCTCTTCCAAACAGTGCAATTTTGACTGCCTTTACTGCGAACTTAAAGGGGCAAAAACAGTCGATAAAGTGAGCGATGCACCTTTGGTCAAAGAAGTCTTAAATGCGCTTAGTGAGGCATTGCTCAAACATCAAAACCTTGATGTCATTACGCTGACAGCCAATGGCGAACCGACACTTTATCCTGACCTTGATGCCTTGGTTGATGGTATCGTAAAGATCAAAAAAGAGACTAAACTGCTGATTCTTTCCAACGGATCAACAATTATGGATCTTTCCATTCAAAACATCCTCTCAAAACTAGACATTGTCAAACTCTCTTTAGATTGTGTGAGTCCACAATGCTTTAAAAAGCTTGATCGTGCGCATAAAGGTATCGAGATTAGCCAGATTATCGAAGGCATGAAAAGCTTTAGAACGCGTTATTTGGGTGAATTGGTCATCGAAATTTTAGTCGTTGAAGGGTTAAATGACACCGAAGAGGAGTTTCAAGCTCTGAGTGCAGTTTTGCATGACATCAAGCCCGATCGCATCGATGTTAGCACGATTGATCGCCCGCCTGCTTATGCGGTGAAAGGGGTGAGTATCGAGCGTTTAGTAGCGCTTTCAAGCCTTCTTGAAAGCTTACATGTAAACATTGCTTATAAGAAAAATTACATACCACAAAAGCGTCATTTTAGCCGTGAAGAGATACTCGAGCTTCTCAAGCGCAGACCGCAAAGTTTTGAAGATATCGCTCTGTGTTTTGATGATCAAAGTCTTGAAAATCTCCATCGTTTGGTCGAAGAAAAGCATTTACATGTAAAGAATATTGCAGGGGTGAGTTTTTATAAAGTACTCTAG
- a CDS encoding TRAP transporter permease: MKTLEERLDDAKLISEFEGHRDFETNTWQYWFVASIAFCWSLYQLYIVIDPGNSAHVRAIHLAFGIALAFAMHAISKSPKLRSTITWYDFVIMLVGIAAVLYQWYAYRDLAMRSGAWTQMDIIVGVTTLLIVLEASRRVMGLPLMLAAVVFLLYDYFGPYLPEMIAHKGASINKIMGQMVLTTEGIFGVPLGVSASFVFLFVLFGSLLDKAGAGEYFIKVSYTILGRYDGGPAKAAVAASGMFGMISGSSIANTVTVGTFTIPLMKRLGFSAHKAAAVETAASVNGQLMPPIMGAAAFIMAEFLGLDYTDIVFAAFIPAFTCYAALFYIVHLEAKKHGLKGEDPSVLGRTWPIFIRGIHYLIPIFFLIYTLIVLRQSAQSAAFSAIMFLMVIMVVQKPFKAFLNKEKITFPLITEGFADIGNGMVMGAKNMVSIAIATAVAGIIVGSVTLTGIGLVLAEVIDNLSGGYILAVLFMTAFVSLVLGMGLPTTANYIVMAALTAPIIMELAGNSGYLIPTIAAHMFVFYFGILADDTPPVGMAAYASAAIAKSDPIVTGIQSFIYDIRTGILPFMFFFNNELLLIGGVDPEDPNDASKWLWITNPFEIALIFGGAILGMFAFTSATQSFILMKINTIERIGLILVIPFLMLPKIMATQLGLPSHYISYVIGLGLYGFIYFNQRIKYKKQQRLVA; this comes from the coding sequence GTGAAAACACTTGAAGAACGACTGGATGATGCGAAACTCATCAGCGAATTTGAAGGTCATAGAGATTTTGAAACCAATACATGGCAATACTGGTTTGTCGCAAGCATTGCTTTTTGTTGGTCTTTATACCAACTTTATATTGTCATCGATCCAGGCAACAGTGCTCATGTTAGAGCGATTCACTTAGCCTTTGGTATCGCCCTTGCGTTTGCGATGCATGCTATTAGTAAAAGCCCAAAACTAAGATCGACGATCACATGGTATGATTTTGTGATTATGCTTGTAGGCATTGCGGCAGTTTTATACCAATGGTATGCCTACAGAGATCTTGCGATGCGTTCAGGTGCTTGGACACAGATGGACATCATCGTAGGTGTTACAACACTTCTTATCGTCCTTGAAGCGTCGCGAAGGGTTATGGGTCTACCTTTGATGCTTGCGGCAGTTGTCTTTTTACTCTACGACTATTTTGGTCCTTATCTCCCTGAAATGATCGCGCACAAAGGTGCAAGTATCAATAAAATTATGGGGCAAATGGTACTCACAACCGAGGGCATTTTTGGTGTTCCACTGGGTGTTAGTGCAAGTTTTGTCTTTTTATTTGTTCTTTTTGGCTCACTCCTTGACAAAGCAGGAGCAGGTGAATACTTCATCAAAGTTTCGTACACCATTTTAGGAAGATACGATGGAGGTCCTGCCAAAGCAGCCGTTGCGGCTTCGGGAATGTTTGGTATGATCTCAGGCTCATCCATCGCCAATACCGTCACCGTTGGTACGTTTACGATTCCATTGATGAAACGCCTTGGTTTTAGCGCACACAAAGCTGCCGCTGTTGAGACAGCCGCTTCGGTTAATGGTCAACTCATGCCTCCAATTATGGGTGCTGCTGCGTTTATTATGGCGGAGTTTTTAGGGCTTGATTATACTGACATCGTTTTTGCAGCCTTTATTCCTGCCTTTACATGTTATGCCGCACTGTTTTACATCGTTCACTTAGAAGCAAAAAAACACGGTCTCAAAGGTGAAGACCCCAGTGTCCTAGGACGTACATGGCCTATTTTCATCAGAGGGATTCACTATCTTATTCCGATCTTTTTCTTGATTTACACACTCATTGTCCTACGACAATCCGCACAAAGTGCCGCCTTTAGTGCCATTATGTTTTTGATGGTCATCATGGTCGTTCAAAAACCTTTTAAAGCATTTTTGAATAAAGAAAAAATAACCTTTCCCCTTATTACTGAAGGCTTTGCCGATATTGGAAATGGCATGGTCATGGGGGCTAAAAATATGGTTTCTATTGCCATTGCAACGGCAGTTGCGGGCATTATTGTAGGGTCTGTGACACTGACGGGCATTGGATTGGTTCTAGCCGAAGTGATTGATAATCTCTCAGGTGGGTACATCTTAGCCGTTCTTTTCATGACAGCTTTTGTCTCACTCGTGTTGGGTATGGGGCTTCCAACCACCGCAAATTATATCGTTATGGCAGCCTTAACGGCACCCATTATTATGGAATTAGCAGGCAACAGTGGTTATCTTATTCCAACGATTGCAGCGCATATGTTTGTTTTCTATTTTGGTATCTTAGCCGATGACACGCCTCCTGTAGGTATGGCAGCGTATGCCTCGGCGGCGATTGCGAAGAGTGATCCTATCGTTACGGGTATTCAATCGTTTATTTATGATATACGAACAGGAATATTACCGTTTATGTTCTTCTTCAATAATGAACTTCTGCTCATCGGCGGTGTCGATCCAGAAGATCCAAACGACGCGTCTAAATGGTTGTGGATCACCAATCCGTTTGAGATAGCACTCATTTTTGGAGGAGCAATACTCGGTATGTTTGCCTTTACCTCAGCCACGCAAAGTTTTATCTTAATGAAGATCAATACGATTGAACGTATCGGGTTGATTCTTGTTATTCCATTTTTAATGTTACCAAAGATTATGGCTACACAACTTGGATTGCCAAGCCATTACATCTCTTATGTGATTGGTCTTGGACTGTATGGATTTATCTATTTTAATCAACGCATCAAGTACAAAAAACAACAGCGATTGGTTGCATAA
- a CDS encoding TAXI family TRAP transporter solute-binding subunit — MNKKLISLVLAGAFSVPMFAAEFITIGTGGVTGTYYPTGGAICQMVNKNKKETNIRCSVESTGGSVYNVNTIKAGELDFGISQSDTAYQAFKGEGKFEGTAAVPELRSAIAIYPELLALVVSQKSGIKTMADLKGKKLNLDSPGSGTNMTVDVIFEALGIKRSDLALVNELKSTEGPTMLQDNHIDGYFFVAGHPTANIKDAANSVDINIVPIDGPAIDALVKKYPYYAKGTISGTYYKGVPKDVPSIGVKAVLVTSSKVKDEVVYQVVKTILENFDKFKELHPSYKTITKESLLEGLSVPQHPGAIKAFKEAGLLK, encoded by the coding sequence ATGAATAAGAAACTTATTAGCTTGGTATTGGCTGGAGCGTTTAGCGTTCCTATGTTTGCAGCAGAGTTCATCACGATTGGTACGGGTGGCGTTACAGGAACGTACTATCCAACGGGTGGTGCCATCTGTCAGATGGTGAACAAGAACAAAAAAGAGACCAACATCAGGTGTTCTGTAGAGTCCACAGGTGGTTCGGTTTACAATGTGAATACGATCAAAGCGGGCGAGCTTGATTTTGGTATTTCACAAAGTGATACGGCTTACCAAGCATTTAAAGGCGAAGGTAAGTTTGAAGGTACCGCGGCTGTGCCAGAACTTCGTAGTGCGATTGCCATTTATCCAGAACTTCTAGCCCTTGTTGTCAGTCAAAAATCAGGCATCAAAACGATGGCGGATCTAAAAGGTAAAAAGCTCAACCTAGACTCACCAGGTTCTGGAACCAACATGACGGTTGATGTTATTTTTGAAGCGCTTGGCATCAAACGCTCCGACTTAGCGCTTGTCAATGAACTTAAATCGACCGAAGGTCCAACGATGCTTCAAGACAACCACATCGATGGTTACTTCTTCGTTGCAGGTCATCCAACCGCTAACATCAAAGATGCGGCGAACTCTGTAGACATCAACATCGTTCCTATCGATGGTCCTGCGATTGATGCGTTGGTTAAAAAATACCCTTACTATGCCAAAGGCACCATCTCAGGTACTTACTACAAAGGTGTGCCAAAGGACGTTCCAAGCATTGGTGTTAAAGCCGTTCTTGTGACCAGCAGCAAAGTCAAAGATGAAGTGGTTTACCAAGTTGTCAAAACGATTTTAGAGAACTTTGACAAATTTAAAGAGCTTCACCCTTCATACAAAACGATTACCAAAGAGAGCTTACTTGAGGGCTTAAGCGTGCCACAACATCCAGGTGCGATTAAAGCATTTAAAGAAGCGGGTCTGCTTAAATAA
- a CDS encoding tyrosine-type recombinase/integrase — protein sequence MANRRVAPLNDTLIKTAKPKEKDYTLPDGDGLQLLVKAIGSKVWEVRYTINGKTTKTTIGTYPKVTLANARKIKDQYKTTAMEGLNPTHLKKQAKLEQEQDTQGQFHLVVYDWLKTLKQAPTTLHKKTRNFERDVFPFFCQYDKYQNITSSCPIKEITHSQIYDVVKTKENTSIDTARRLLNDCRDIWLYAIHKGLVETNVIANISRKGLAKYEVTHHPKITDESILKELIQAINNYSSLLTRYALQFVLLNPLRVENLVTLKWEYVDLKKGIITIPRSEMKVKNKNFSDFILPLSTQAVSLMKEIYQLTGWGTWVFHGTDHTQPMNKETCNRALERMRFNDEEAGRRQRTHSFRGTFRSLAETYEQQHGVSEASREACLDHHEQDVKKRAYTHRADYTAQMKILMQWWANFIDKLTHH from the coding sequence ATGGCAAATAGGCGTGTTGCTCCACTTAACGATACACTTATAAAAACAGCCAAACCAAAAGAAAAAGACTATACCCTCCCTGATGGCGATGGATTACAACTACTTGTTAAAGCTATTGGTTCTAAAGTATGGGAAGTTCGCTATACGATTAATGGTAAAACAACAAAAACAACTATTGGTACATATCCTAAAGTAACTCTTGCAAATGCTCGAAAAATTAAAGATCAATACAAAACTACTGCAATGGAAGGTCTTAACCCTACCCACTTAAAAAAACAGGCCAAATTAGAGCAGGAACAAGACACTCAGGGGCAATTTCATTTGGTTGTCTATGATTGGCTTAAAACGCTTAAACAGGCACCTACAACACTTCATAAAAAAACGCGTAATTTTGAAAGAGATGTCTTCCCCTTCTTTTGCCAATACGATAAGTACCAAAATATCACTTCATCGTGCCCCATTAAAGAAATAACACATAGTCAAATTTATGATGTTGTTAAAACTAAAGAAAACACTTCCATAGATACAGCTAGGAGGCTTTTAAATGATTGCAGAGATATCTGGCTATATGCAATTCATAAAGGGTTGGTTGAAACGAATGTAATTGCAAATATTTCAAGAAAAGGGTTAGCCAAATATGAGGTGACACATCATCCAAAGATTACTGATGAATCGATTTTAAAAGAGCTTATACAAGCAATAAATAATTATTCTAGTCTTCTTACACGCTATGCACTTCAATTTGTATTGCTTAATCCTCTAAGAGTTGAAAATTTAGTAACTCTGAAATGGGAATATGTTGATTTAAAAAAAGGAATTATTACCATTCCTCGTTCAGAAATGAAAGTAAAAAATAAAAACTTTAGTGATTTTATTCTTCCTCTATCTACGCAAGCAGTATCCCTAATGAAAGAAATTTATCAATTAACAGGTTGGGGTACATGGGTTTTTCATGGTACAGATCATACTCAACCAATGAATAAAGAAACGTGCAATCGGGCTTTAGAACGTATGAGATTTAATGATGAAGAAGCAGGAAGAAGGCAAAGAACACACTCTTTTAGAGGTACTTTTAGAAGTTTAGCAGAAACATATGAGCAGCAGCATGGTGTCAGCGAAGCAAGTAGAGAGGCATGCTTAG